The following are from one region of the Syngnathus acus chromosome 10, fSynAcu1.2, whole genome shotgun sequence genome:
- the mtnr1al gene encoding melatonin receptor type 1A-like, giving the protein MSRLQLDPAARLVDPLQLPQLMAAQQQQRQQQPAPAWPPDPLGATPGPRNSTPAGAPQQQHAFPWTMTVLAVVLITTIVVDVIGNLLVILSVFRNRKLRKTGNAFVVSLALADLLVAVYPYPLVLTAIFHDGWIAGYLHCQVSGFLMGLSVIGSIFNITGIAINRYCYICHSLRYDRLFSGANTMCYVALVWAMTVLAIVPNWFMESLQYDPRVYSCTFAQSVSSAYTIAVVVVHFVLPIAIVSYCYLRIWMLVIRVRRRVKPDSRPKLKPHDMRNFLTMFVVFVLFAVCWAPLNLIGLAVALDSRLGLAIPEWLFTASYFMAYFNSCLNAVVYGVLNHNFRKEYKRIVLVIFKFNC; this is encoded by the exons ATGTCGCGCCTGCAACTAGACCCGGCGGCGAGATTGGTTGATCCTTTGCAGCTCCCGCAGCTGATGGCcgcccagcagcagcagcggcagcagcagccagcCCCGGCGTGGCCCCCCGATCCATTGGGGGCCACGCCGGGGCCGCGCAACTCCACGCCGGCCGGTgcgccgcagcagcagcacgccTTCCCCTGGACGATGACTGTCCTCGCCGTCGTGCTCATCACCACCATCGTGGTGGACGTTATTGGCAACCTGCTTGTCATCCTGTCCGTTTTCAGGAACAGGAAACTCAGGAAAACTG GAAACGCGTTCGTAGTGAGCCTGGCGCTGGCTGACCTTTTGGTGGCCGTGTACCCGTATCCGCTGGTGCTGACGGCAATCTTCCACGACGGCTGGATCGCAGGATACCTGCACTGCCAG GTGAGCGGCTTCCTGATGGGCCTGAGCGTGATCGGCTCCATCTTCAACATCACAGGCATCGCCATCAACCGCTACTGCTACATCTGCCACAGCCTGCGCTACGACCGGCTGTTCTCAGGTGCCAACACCATGTGCTACGTGGCGTTGGTGTGGGCGATGACCGTACTGGCCATCGTGCCCAACTGGTTCATGGAGTCACTGCAGTACGACCCACGCGTCTATTCATGCACCTTTGCCCAGTCGGTGAGCTCGGCGTACACCATCGCCGTGGTGGTGGTCCACTTTGTGCTCCCCATCGCCATTGTCAGCTACTGCTACCTGCGCATCTGGATGCTGGTCATTCGCGTGAGGCGCCGCGTCAAACCCGATTCGCGGCCCAAGCTCAAGCCGCATGACATGCGCAACTTCCTCACCATGTTTGTGGTGTTTGTGCTGTTCGCCGTGTGCTGGGCTCCACTCAACCTCATCGGCCTGGCGGTGGCGTTGGACTCACGGCTAGGCCTTGCCATCCCCGAGTGGCTCTTTACTGCCAGCTACTTTATGGCCTACTTCAACAGTTGCCTCAATGCCGTCGTCTACGGCGTACTCAACCACAACTTCAGGAAGGAGTACAAGCGCATCGTGCTCGTCATCTTCAAGTTCAACTGTTGA